TGCCCAAAGGCGGACTCCTTCACGTCCACGACTCTGGAATGCTGAGAACGGACATCCTGATCGATTTGATATACCGCGATAACCTGTGGGTCTGCGTGAACGTGGAGCAGGGCTTCGAGGACTTCCGATTCTCTAGGTACTTTCCGCACATCCCGCCCGCCGAGGACTACCAGTGCAACTGGATGCTGATGAGCAACTTCTTCCAGTTCGAGTCCCGGTCTGACTTCGAGAACAGGCTGAGGAAAATCCTCAGTGTCCGGCCGGAGGGCTATAGGAGTTCCTCTGAGTTGGCTCGACACTTGAGACGCCACCAACGCATCATCCACGGACTGGTCGCATTCCGGCCGATCTGGAGTGAATTCATATTCAGCATGTTGAGCGATTTCTATGCCGACGGGGTGCAGTATGTGGAGCTGCGTTCCTCGCTGCCAATCGTGAGTGGGGATCTGAGTTGGGGATACCTaacgaaatatatttcaatctGGAATATATACTTCCAGATACTAGATACTTCCTGAAAGCAATAAGTTTACGCTTGCAGTTAATAATGCTTTTAGATACACCATACAGACAGACCCTTGACAATCATTTCTCATTCATTTAAACTTCCCGCTTTACCCCTGACTTTATCTAGATGTACGATCTGGATGGCAATAACTCTACTGTGGGAACCAGCACCACGATGCTGAGAGAGGATCGacggctctctctctctctttctctcacACACTTTACTTGACTGTACTCTTTTGTTATACATACTTAATTCGTAGTTATTAGTctgactttggctttggaaGCAATCACATCGAAGTGTAATAAATAAGTTGACGATCTAAATTGTGGTTGTGTTATTCTTTAAAAGTACAGGTTGTTACATCTACTATTTTGGAAACTGCGCAGGCCTTAGTTTCAGTATCGAATATTTTTAGGGAGAGCTTCAAAGATTTCATCGGAGTTAAGCTGATCTACGCTCCTTCTAGGGACTTAAATGACAGTCGCATGGATGAGTATTTGGAAAATGCCCGTCTGCTCAAGGTAGTCGGTGATTTTAGCCTGTTGATCCTCCTGCTTGATCCCTATCCTTCCTCCTTGATAGTTGCATTATCCGAATTTCTTAGCTGGCTTTGATCTGAACACCTTCGCCGACGAGTGCAACTTACCGCTTTTGGAAAATGCTACTCAACTGTTAAGGATCGGCAAGAATATTGACTTCTATTTCCATGCGGGAGAGTCTCGATGTCCGGATAGCTCCCGCCCGGATGCGAATCTTTTGGAGGCATTATTGTTGCAAAGTAAGCGAATCGGGAATGCCGTGAATCTACCCTTTCATCCGGAGATTATGAAGGCCATGAAGAGGCTTAGCATAGCCGTGGAGATCTGTCCCCTGTCCAACCATTATCTGCAATACTTCAACGATTTTCGCCAACATCCGGCGGCGTATCTGATTGCAGCCGGCTTTCCAATTGTAATTGGGTCGGACTATCCGTGCTTCTGGAACTCCGCCCCCCTGACCGACGACTTCTACGTGGCCTTCGTGGGCGTGGTCAGTGGGTGGGGCAATTTGCGCCTCATCAAGCAGATTGCCCTCAATTCGTTTCTGTTTAGCTCCCTCAGCGAAAAGGAGCGGAATGTGGCCGTCTCCAAGTGGCAATGCAGCTGGAACCGATGGGTCAGAAACTTTGTCAACAGTAGTGGATACTAAAAGTAATAATTGTCGAATATTAAAGAATTCATAGGTGAACAAGAAGGTGTTTGCTAAAagattttattcattttcttgtattatttttgtaggACTTGAAAGAGTTGTTTTATCTTGATTTACTACTTAAAAGGAAAAACCTCTTTAATTCTTGGCCCACTTAGGCACAATTTAAGTTTTATATTCGCTTAGAATACGTGTTTAGCCAAGATAAGAAGTTTTAGTTCTCTATATGTACCAGTATTCCAATTTTAGAGCACCAACGAGCTTCACTTTTGGTTTAAGTGCTATGTTGCCTTCGAGGGCATCGCTTTCCGGTTTATCGAGAGTGGCCCATAAAATGACCAACAGCACGGCACTAGAATGTCAGGGCTACAGCCATGGGCTAAGTTAAGGTTAGGTAATCTAATCTCCGGCTACTCGTAAATCAAGATGCCAGATTGGGCGATTGTGGGCGATTATCTGGATGGCAGGTTGCCAACCCACACGCGCATTTATCGCCTCGAGATCCATTCGAACGCGTGTTAAATCAAAGATAATGCCCAACCGGCAATCGTTTCCCATTTCAGATAGGGCTCTACATCGAAACCAAAATCGGAGCTCCTCAATCGCCGCAGACGTCAGTCGCAGAGTGGACCTAGTCGCGATCGGACCCTAACCGAATCTACCGCTCATCATGTCGCCAGTCATCTGCCGTAATCTTATCGCCTGGCTCGCTTTGGGCCTGTGCGTCTGTCTTAGCTGGCTGCCGGGTCCGGTGGAGTCACGCACTCGGCCGAAGAACCTGGTTGATAGAAATCTGGTGACCATTTACGGCAGCTCGCCCCACGTGGAAGCCCTTCTGGGTCCAGGTCGTCCCACGCCGGACACCTACAAGACGTTGCGGAGCGCCTTCTTCCGGTACGAGGAGTCACGCTCACTGGGCCACGACCTGGAGCTGACCAGCAGGGAAATAAAGGCTAACGAGACCATTATGAGCGCCAAGTTAAAGGAGTTCGACGAAGGCCTGGTTACCCCTCACCTGTTCAAGCCCTCCCAGCACATATTCGATGTCTTGGACGGCATCCGCAACACCGATCTCTTCAAGCTGCTGAAGAAAATGCCCAAGGGCGCCGTGCTCCATGCCCACGATACGGCGCTCTGCAGCACGGCGGCCATCGTCAACCTGACCTACTACGAGCACCTCTGGTCCTGCCAGCAGGATGGAGACCTCGGTGCCACCGCCTTAAAGTTCTCCAAGGAGAAGCCACAGGCCCTGGATGATTGCGATTGGAGTCTGCTCTCGGATGTGCGAGCCAAGTACGGCGCCGACAAGGTCGACGACTATCTGGCCGAGAGACTGACCCTGTATCCCATCAAGAAGTTCGAGGACAACAACGCCGCCTGGTCCAAGTTCATGACCATCTTCAGACTTCTCGACGGTCTGGTGATGTACGCCCCCGTCTGGTCGGACTACTACTACAAGGCTCTGGAGGAGTTCTACGAGGATGGTGTCCTATACTTGGAGTTCCGATCAGTGGTTCCAACGGTAAGAAGATCGTAGATAATACTTATTGGGGCTATACCCCGATGGAACAATTACTTTTATTAGCTTTCAGtactttaatgaaattaaaattatttcacgGTTGTACAACCCCATTGATTTTTTCTGCAGCTATATGACATGGAAGGAAAGGAGTATACTCCTATGGATACCGTGCGCATCTACGTGGAAACCTTGGAGAAGTTCAAGGAGGCCCATCCAGATTTCATTGGCTCCCGGATGATCTACGCTCCCATACGCAATACGAATGCAGAGGGCGTAACTGGCTATATCGAAAACCTAAAACAATTCAAGGTGAGATTTATGCAAAGCTTAGAGGTGAGGTATGGTTCTAACATTCGATTCCATCGATAGGAACAATACCCCGAATTTGTAGCTGGTTTCGATTTGGTGGGCCAGGAGGAGATGGGGCGTCCCTTGAGGGACTTTGTCGACGAAATATTGTCCATCCCCGAGGACATTGACTTCTACTTCCACGCCGGAGAGACAAACTGGTTCGGTTCCACTGTGGATGAGAACCTGATCGATGCTATTCTGCTGGGCACCAAGCGCATTGGTCATGGCTTTGGACTGGTCAAGCATCCCGTGGTGCTGGACATGCTGAAAAAGCTGAATGTGGCCGTTGAGGTGAACCCGATTTCGAATCAGGTGCTCCAGCTGGTCTCTGACTTCCGCAACCATCCGTGCTCGCACTTCTTTGCCGATGGCTATCCGGTGGTTATATCCTCCGATGATCCCTCCTTCTGGAAGGCCACTCCCCTGACGCACGACTTCTACATCGCCTTCTTGGGAATCGCCTCGCAGCACTCCGACTTGCGTCTGCTGAAGAAGTTGGCCCTCAACTCCATCCAATACAGTTCGCTGACGGGAGACGCCCAGTTCGAGGCGCTGGAGAAGTGGCAGGTGAAGTGGGACCAGTTCATCGCCGATGTCAACGAAGAGGCCTCCAACCAGGGAGCACCCAGTCAGCGGATCGATTGACTAGCACGGGTGGTGACAGCGCTGCTGGTTGCGTTCTCCCTGATGACCTCTAACCTTTGGCGCTAGTCGGACTACACCGAATACCCCTCCGCCCGCTGCTCCGACCACTCCACCCCAACTCCACCACCGGCTGCAGCGGGTCCAATGCATcgcatcctcatccgcatccgcatccactcAGAGCCATATCCATGCCCACATCCTCAAAATGTAACCATTGTTGTAAGCTAATTGTTATGGACTAGTCCCTAGTTAGACCTAGACTAACTAACTCCTTTACGCCCAAGAGATtctgtgccacgccccttgaAATCCCCTCCTGCGTCGAAGAATCCGAAAGCAATAAAGAAGTCGTTTTAGTCGTAGCCGAAATAAGAGTGCATGCAATTTATGTCCAAAGCTCAAAGAAGCCTGTTCGTAATCGTAATGAGTTAGCCAGCCATGCGGTTTCGAATCCCTCAGAGATGGGAACGTGAGGGGTCGATAGCTAAGATAGCTGGAGCGAAGTTCCTTTCTTTAAATGAGTAAAACCTACAAAATAGGTAACATTTTTCACACAACTTGGAATGGGATGGATAGGCTTCCATGGAAGACTAAGAGAgctaacaaaatataatactaTATAAACTGAAAATCCCTGTATCAGATTCAAACCCAATGCAAAAGGATTACAGTTGGTCTCTCCTCATAATCGCGCCACAAATAAAAGTGAACAAACCGCACTCGTCGCCGTTGCCGTGGATACTAATCTTGCATCTCAACCAACCCATTATCTTCGTTTTGCAGTCACGATGACATCTCCATGCGGGGATTGCACTCAAGACTAAGCCCGCATAAATCTCCCATTGCCGCCGGGTGCGTCGAGTGCGCAGAAGAGTGGATGCgaattttaatgaatatgCGCTATGTGGTCGTCGTGGTCCCGCCCACCTCTACTTCCacagcctcctcctccagtgCCACGTCCGCACATAACCACTCATCACTCGGCCTCCTTTGAGCCACGGATCGAGCCATCCGAATCCTGcaaatgtttcaattttacGTGCCACTGTTTagtgctgcggctgctggcacTGGGTTCGATTTTGATTTGACTGGAGTCCACGTAATGAGCTGTATGAGTTTTATGGGCCGGCGGCGGATGCAGTCAGGTTGGGGTCCTGCAAACATGTATGCGACCGTAAAATTGATGGGCCATCGCAAGAGTGTGTGGATGAGGCACTTGGTGCTGCCAGCTCTTCCCATCAACGCATTGTGTTTGGCTGGAAAAGGTACTCTGAGAACCTAAGGATCGATATCAAATGGATGAGGCTTAGTTCTTCTTGTAAAAGGcaggtatatatgtatatgaccTATTGGCATTCGGCGATGTTAAATATGCTAGAACACTGCCTGCTTTTTCAAGAGATTATTGACTTGTGTTCCGGTCTTTCTCTGCATTATTAAACTTGTCTCTCGGTAAGAAGTGCTTACAgatgttttttaaataacttgtaAAGGGGCATGGATAATAGCTAGTTTGCTATATAAAAACGCCACATTGGCATCCCTGGTGCTCTATCTGCCGCCGGCCGTGGCAGCCTCATCAATTTGATGTCGTGCACATTTAATGCGGTGTTGAGGGCGCGCGGATGCATAAAAAACCGATGTCCGTACCCAGTCCGCGATCCAACGAGGCCATAAATTACTAATAAAAGCCGCATGTGTGTGTAGTTGGCGGGGTCGCGGCTTTAGTGTGTTAAAGCGGAAATGCGTTGGGCGCCATTTTGTGCGCCTGGTGTGTGTATAACGGCAATGGCAGGGCGCAAACAAATGTGCGGCCTATTGACACATTCGGCGTGACACATTTCGTAGGGTACATAAATTGTGTAAATCTCATGTTCGGCTAACGAAATCCCAACTAAATTCTCCATGAAACCCTTGGCCAAATAGAGTGGCCAGCCAAGGGAGCTCAAGCAAATACGCCAGATATGGCCATCAAACATGTGGCCTTCACTTCTCGCCGAGCATTGACCAAATGCGCCAAAATCGGGCACACTACAGTGTCCGTGAGTCGGTCCCTGCGGAAACTGTCGCCCACGGCGTTCAAGACACTGCGACAGGCCATCGCCAAGGTGGGGCACTTGGGCATCATGGGTCAGAAGATACGGCTAAACGATCGGGAACTGGCGGCTAACAAGGTGATCATGGCCGTGAAGAAGGAAGAGATAGCCAAGGGCATACTGGATCCCAGCCAATTCACGCCCGGTCAGCATATCTTCAAGACCCTGACCGAGGTCCAAAAGTCGCCGATCTTCAACCTGATCAAGGGGATGCCCAAGGGCGGCGTGCTCCATGCCCACGATACGGCGCTCTGCAGCACAGAGTACCTCATCAGTCTGACCTACCGGGAGAATCTTTGGATTTGTACCGCGGAGGAGGGCTGCAAGGCCATTGCTTTCCGGTTTTCCAAAGAGAAGCCCACGCAAAAGCCAGTGGAGGATTGTACTTGGGAGCCAATGGAAGAGTTCCGTGACCGGCGAGGTGAAAAGAACGTAGCCAAGTACCTCACGCGTCGATTCAGCATGTATCCCTTCTCCAAGTTCGTTTCCAACAACCAAGCCTGGGCCCACTTCATGGGCATCTTTATCCTGCTCGACGGATTgctctgccacgcccccatttgGGCGGACTACTACTACAATGCCCTCAAGGAGTTTGCCGAGGACGGAGTTCAATATCTGGAGCTGCGATCCCTGCTGCCGCCTCTGTACTGCATCGATGGCGACATGCTGACCACTCGGGACACGGTGGCCATTTA
This genomic interval from Drosophila teissieri strain GT53w chromosome 3L, Prin_Dtei_1.1, whole genome shotgun sequence contains the following:
- the LOC122616291 gene encoding adenosine deaminase 2-A; the encoded protein is MSPVICRNLIAWLALGLCVCLSWLPGPVESRTRPKNLVDRNLVTIYGSSPHVEALLGPGRPTPDTYKTLRSAFFRYEESRSLGHDLELTSREIKANETIMSAKLKEFDEGLVTPHLFKPSQHIFDVLDGIRNTDLFKLLKKMPKGAVLHAHDTALCSTAAIVNLTYYEHLWSCQQDGDLGATALKFSKEKPQALDDCDWSLLSDVRAKYGADKVDDYLAERLTLYPIKKFEDNNAAWSKFMTIFRLLDGLVMYAPVWSDYYYKALEEFYEDGVLYLEFRSVVPTLYDMEGKEYTPMDTVRIYVETLEKFKEAHPDFIGSRMIYAPIRNTNAEGVTGYIENLKQFKEQYPEFVAGFDLVGQEEMGRPLRDFVDEILSIPEDIDFYFHAGETNWFGSTVDENLIDAILLGTKRIGHGFGLVKHPVVLDMLKKLNVAVEVNPISNQVLQLVSDFRNHPCSHFFADGYPVVISSDDPSFWKATPLTHDFYIAFLGIASQHSDLRLLKKLALNSIQYSSLTGDAQFEALEKWQVKWDQFIADVNEEASNQGAPSQRID
- the LOC122617103 gene encoding adenosine deaminase 2 produces the protein MAIKHVAFTSRRALTKCAKIGHTTVSVSRSLRKLSPTAFKTLRQAIAKVGHLGIMGQKIRLNDRELAANKVIMAVKKEEIAKGILDPSQFTPGQHIFKTLTEVQKSPIFNLIKGMPKGGVLHAHDTALCSTEYLISLTYRENLWICTAEEGCKAIAFRFSKEKPTQKPVEDCTWEPMEEFRDRRGEKNVAKYLTRRFSMYPFSKFVSNNQAWAHFMGIFILLDGLLCHAPIWADYYYNALKEFAEDGVQYLELRSLLPPLYCIDGDMLTTRDTVAIYNSELERFKADHPDFIGSKLIYAPLRGVEPSVVEQYVKTAVELNKEFPSFMVGFDLVGQEELGRPLIDFVEPLLKMPEHINFYFHAGETNWFGSPIDENLVDAILLGTKRIGHGYALTKHSMMMRLAKLLDIAIEVCPVSNQVLQLGVDYRNHPAALLLAANVPIVISSDDPSFWRCAPLSHDFYFAFLGIAPMKADLRFLKSLATNSIRYSALGGEEKRVAYQKWQEKWDTWIDDVVAQKYC
- the LOC122616290 gene encoding adenosine deaminase 2, producing MESVELQDVQAIRVTPQPATRLIRMELDEEENRRQMATSKYGGVCFHVGIAVMLCLMLVVLICSAPFGEDMGNRTSEQRHARMRQIYVERERRQRLGSGMALSPLEEEASERLMAIRQVDEEVYNLWRNYHSQPPPFLKHANIIDTNLYAALKSMPKGGLLHVHDSGMLRTDILIDLIYRDNLWVCVNVEQGFEDFRFSRYFPHIPPAEDYQCNWMLMSNFFQFESRSDFENRLRKILSVRPEGYRSSSELARHLRRHQRIIHGLVAFRPIWSEFIFSMLSDFYADGVQYVELRSSLPIMYDLDGNNSTILETAQALVSVSNIFRESFKDFIGVKLIYAPSRDLNDSRMDEYLENARLLKLHYPNFLAGFDLNTFADECNLPLLENATQLLRIGKNIDFYFHAGESRCPDSSRPDANLLEALLLQSKRIGNAVNLPFHPEIMKAMKRLSIAVEICPLSNHYLQYFNDFRQHPAAYLIAAGFPIVIGSDYPCFWNSAPLTDDFYVAFVGVVSGWGNLRLIKQIALNSFLFSSLSEKERNVAVSKWQCSWNRWVRNFVNSSGY